In Etheostoma cragini isolate CJK2018 chromosome 15, CSU_Ecrag_1.0, whole genome shotgun sequence, the DNA window cacctcaaaatccacgttggattacatcaagaggcgtaaactgaaggttttgccatagCCTTCACAATCttctgacctcaacataattgaaaatctatggatagaccttaaaagagcagtgcgtgacagacagcccagaaatctcaaagaactggaagacttttggaagaaAGAATGGGCGAAGACACTTCAAACTAGAATTGTttgtattaactctgcagggtgcccaaactttaccagacgccatttttttgttttctgttatttttaaagtggaaatgatggaaataaaacctAACTTTTTGTTACCTATTCAAATTTTtagaatgtctaatctgtcatttgatttcttttggagacttttccatcttttcttggcttctttatgcacgttaatagacttttttttgtatatactgtacacacacacacacacacacacacacacacacacacacacacacacacacacacacacacacacacacacacacgacgtCTACGCATTTTAAGCCTCTGTGTATGTGATAACTAAGGCACTGTGATGAAGGCCATCAGATAATCTGTTTTCCTACCCACTCTtgcagctagctagctctagCTACAGCCATCCCTTttagtgtggtgtgtgtgtgtgtgtgtgtgtgtctatgtatgtgtgtgccccTACTTCAAGACACCAACATTGTTTGAGGTCAGAGATTAAAAAAGCAGCCCTCTCACACAGCTCATTAGagacaatgaaagaaaaacacactcatTATCATGCTTCACCCCCAAAATAACTTACTCTGAGATGTGGACAAAGATGTCGTTGCCCCCGTCGGATGGCGTGATAAAGCCATGGCCTTTGGAGCGGGAGAAGCATTTACACACACCAGTGAACAACGGACCCTCGGATGCACGAGCCgtcctgcacacaaaaaaaaaagagagagaaagagagagcgagcaagagagagaaaaagagagagagagagcaagagagagaaaaagatagagaaaaagatagagagagagagagagagagacagagagagagagtttgaaaagtgagagaaaaaactTGTCCAGGTCATTCTGGCCCCACTATACCgctatatattgcaatatgtaaCTTAGCCAACAGGGTATCAactcatgtttaaatgtttcacGTCGGCGGTATGTGAAATGTATGCAGGCACCACCGTTTTTCTCAGCCAGATTCTGCCAGAAAGAATTGAAGCGCACCACAGAAGCAGGTCCCGTCTCTCGTTCTCTGGTGAAAGTCTTTTTTCGttatttttctaactttttcaaCAGAGGAAGCGGACCTCAATCGCTTCTAATTCCCTTTCTCCAgtcaaaaatgtagaaaagaaatcaccttatttttattttagaccgAAGAAGATCCTCTGACTTGGATACATCTATACATGGAGAAGCTGATCATTTTGCAGTTTCCCACAGAAACAGTAGAAATGATACGAGACAAATGAAACTTGACTGGGTTGGTTAAGGCCGGCTTCTGTTTGGCCTTTAACTCCATTTCAGATGCTACATGAGAAACTAATGCATTCGACAAACTTCACTTACTACACTGGAAACATATGACCATAGAGACCCAAAACTATCCCTAAGGGAAAGAAAATGACCGAAaacccacaaagagacacatatTTATGCTATGCTGAGAAAGGACGCCTTAAAGCCCCGCCAAATTTTTGCACCTTAGTCTTTCACAAGGCTAGGAAAatcacttttgtgtgtgtgtgtatttatgtgtgtgtgtgtgtgtgtgtgtatgtgtgattgtgtgtgagtgtgtgtgtactaacGCTGAGCAGGTCCTGTTTCTGCGTGTGGGCAGAGGGCTGGGGATGAGGTAACTTCTCATGGGGGAAGGAGAGCGGTCTCTGTGTCTGCAGGCTGGAGGATGCAGGCACTctgattggacaaaaaaaaaaaaaagtgttacatCATCCATCAAATAACACAAAGCAGTATACTGGTATACCGTGTTGCTTTCGGTACTACACTTCCAGAAAACAATGTTAGACAAGTCACCAGTAAAGGGACTAAGCATCACtgttggaagaagtattcagatcctatACTTCAGTTGAAGTACCAATACATCAATGTAGAAATTCTTCATTACAAGAAAAAGTCCTTCACAAGAAATCCTACAGAAGTACGAGCAACAAAATGTACCTAATCTAACTTGGTTTACTTGGTCTCCACGGTGCCTTTGTTATCCCCTACATTGCTGCTAAATTAATTGGTCCCCTGCACACCCACACTGTCTGACCTCAATTTCAAGGCCATCACATACATCGCAACCATAATAgccaaggacaacacacaccCACTCAACAGTTATTTGACCATTCCGCCCTCTGGACGCAGGTACAGCTCCCTGAGTTGCAAGAAAGCTCAGTTAGCAGCCCTATTCTCGCTTTGCcaggccttcctccacagcaccgcagaggagggtctggcgagtccacacagcattcagggccgcgagaaaaacatgctctggtttattggcatttctttaaatcaatcgcAACGGTCATTGGCGTTGTAAGCACCAAACGGAGCaacggcgcctctgcaaaatatactcttgggaaagaacttgttttagtggatgTTCCaatgttttagtcgtgcaacagaaaactcagattggacagattgtctagctagGGGTCTGGATTTattctgcagagatctgaggagcaggtaaccagagtcctcaggaatccaccggagtttaaaattacacaaacaaagaggaaggtgagggacatcccaAACTAAATGTGTATAATAGCAGCCTTAAACAAGAGTCCCAGATAAATCCCTCTGTCTGTGTTATTTCTCTGCATGTCATTCTGttgtttgtacttttgtttctctgtaagCGTGCCGTTTCCATAACGTACAGTGTTTGTGACAAAGAATTTTCCCCTGGGGACAATAAAGTCTAAAAGTAGTTTAAAAGTGTTTGTGACACAAAGGTCACACAAATTTTCAGGTGGGTTGCAAATTCCACTAACTACTCAGGCAAATAAAGCAATCATTGACCTCCAGGTGGCACTGTAACAAccaagtttacatttttttgcctGGTCAAAAAACTTTCACCATTCTAATCTCACAGTGTTTCTGAATCTTTCCAGCAATCTTCTGctctaaaaatatataataataataataataataataataataataataataataataataataataataataaatatatatatatatatatatatatatatataaaaataatataatatttctgtctttgtgtatatatttgtgtcttaatttttctaaaaaaaaacactttattgttAGGAAAATTGTCCCCAAACCATGTCACGATTATTAGCTGGCTTTGGTGATCTAAAGGTAATGGTGAAATTCCAATATATCAATCTGTTTCAATTATATGAGTCCatcattctttttataaaaataggtcCTTTTCAGAAATTTTTAGCAAAGGCTGAGACATCCCAACTTATAGTATTATGAACTCTAAGCACTGGATTCTTTCCCATAATGCAAGTTGATAACATCATTTATAAGATCCTTTCTGTCTGCTAACTGCCCACATCGAGTTTGTAATGCAGGCTTTTGTATTTCTATTCTTCATGTGTAAGAGAGGTTACAGTGTGAACCCGTCAAACAAAGAATAATTCTTTACCTGGTGAAACTGGTGACTGCGGGGATCCTGCAGAGATCAGCGGAGGGGTCACTGGTCGAGACCCTTGGATGGGCGTGGTCTGAGATGACATCACGGAAAAGGTGGAGTCAAAGGGCGGGGAAGAAGGGGGGGGTCACTCAAGCGGGAACACAGCAGAAGACGTTAAACACCTGGAAAAATAAGGAGGACATATTTAGAGTCTACAAACTTATCGTGGTGCAACATtcccacacacaaacgcatctctcacacacacacgcgcacacacacacaaacacacacacacacacacacacacacacacacaatcgttCTGGATCGATAAAATGTATATTGATTCAATCCAACACGACATCCCAATATTATaaacacaaagtgaaaatattgatACATATTGTcatctttaacacacacacacacacacacacacacacacacacacacagcttgtctcactatctttgtggggacctgtCATAAACATAACTAAATGCtgaaccttaaccctaaccaaatctaaccctaatcctaaaaccgaGTGTTAACCCAGCCctaaacagccctttaaagttgtggggtccagcattttggccccaacACACTTAACTACActacaaatgtagttaaacgagaaaacacacacacacacttgttcacGACACTGAATCAGTGACCACGCTGGAGCCATTCTCAGAACTctcattaccatggcaacaccaATTTGAGGAGAggcctgagagagaaagagaaaacagctTCTTCACTCACGTTGGCGCGGGACTTACAtaatttattcaattcaattaatgACATCACAAGCTGTGTCAACCAATTAGCgaaaggcagaaaaagaaaacctccATTGATCAAACTGTATATTGCtctaagaaaaaaataatgagagggggagggagggctgttaaacaaatataaaagtaaacaacgACAGAGGCTCTAGGTCCAGCACTCACATCAATATTTCTCTGAATTTCTGTAGTTGTTGACACAAGTGGGAGGGGTTTttccattttacaaaaacaggatATACAACGAATATGTCCCCCCCCATATGTTTAGAAAAGGTAGATGTACCAACGATTTCAACCCTTTTTTACTGACGGTAGGAAGGggtggaaagagaaaaaaatactgggTACATTTCAGATCCTGCTTCTGATTTcaataagcaaataaaaaactcatTTCTATcgttttgaatttaaaaacgAAACTGTGACACCCCTAACAGCCTTGAACAGTGACGGACTGACAATCTGTGCGTTCTGGAAAAGTCCAGAACGGCAGTAGGcccaaaaaaagtataataaagGCATATGAACAGCCAACAGCAGGGGCACTAACACCATTACTAATACACCAcgtgtatattttttaaaaaataactgggGAAGAAGATTTGGCCTAGTAGCCAGTTTGTGACTACTAGCAAATTTGAAACAGGAGCAGATCAGTTCTTTTAATACTTCCATGATCAGGACAGAAAAGTGTACAGTTTTCCAGCCTGAGCGGCAGGGCTgaatcaaatcgccggcagaaTGGCTAGCAGAAAACTTGAGGAGAAAGGTGGATgggaaaaagtaaataaaaagaggGCTAAGTCTCTCGAGACTGATACAGCCAAATGCAAAAAGCTCCCAGAGCTTTCCTGATGAGGGACAGACAGCGAGTTAACGTCACATCAGCAAGAGGTACTGGTAAGTACCAGGAGCAGGACCCATTAATAGGCTGCCTACCTTAGTCAGCTACCAACAAGGGTACGTGCATCATGATTATGGAAATGATATAGTGCTGTCACGCCTAACGTGTAATAATTTCTGTGTGGCACAGTTTACCTGCTAGGATGAAGACTGGGGTATCGAATTAAACAGGAAAACCTCAGGCATGCACTGGTACCACTCTAAACATGCTAACAAACAGGGAAGGGTGCTAAATAATTCACAAAATTTAAGTTTGaccccaaaaaaatcatagctTGGACTTTGTCTTCCATCAGCGATTCACAGCCTTAATATGATCAAAATATGACATcgacaaaatattaaataaggTATTCAATGCTAATTCTTTTACACAAAGCAATACATTATTTCACCAATAACAGATACTAACCTTTCTTTAAAACCATTTGTTTATTCAGCTTGAAGATAGTTAGGTATAACTATAGgctgtatatatttaatattaaccGCCTATGGGTATAACACTACAATATCTATCTAATCCCCATGTTCAGGTACAACCTATTTTATCTCTGAAAGGGTTGTAGGCAATACTCTGCACTGTTTTATGATTATAAGTTTGTGTAATTTGGGGTTTCTGTGGGCAGTGAAATgtcattatttgtattttgtttttatttgaaggcTGATATGCTTCATTTATAAATACAATCCCATTTATCATCATTGGTTTTGAGATGTTACTTGCTGTGAATACCTTGTCTGATAAGCTACAGTATTATGGCATGGTATCAGTATCGTTTTTTTTAGCTCCAGTCTGTCCctggtctcgcattgccagcCCTACCTCGACAGCGCAGCAGAGtttggtctggctacaccacacaagCTTTCCAAgataggagaagaaaaaaaacactctgggttgtttgcatttcttaaaCCAATCACTATCGTCTTGTGCGGAGCTATGCTCCGGTTGCAGCGAAGGtggctagcaaccatccactatcattacagccccggcccagggacacatccccagtcagcccccagccagctagcaaccatNNNNNNNNNNNNNNNNNNNNNNNNNNNNNNNNNNNNNNNNNNNNNNNNNNNNNNNNNNNNNNNNNNNNNNNNNNNNNNNNNNNNNNNNNNNNNNNNNNNNCCAGGGACACTACcccagtcagcccccagccagctagcaaccatcctcTATCCTTGCAGCCCCctcccggggacacatccacagtcagcccccagcaaCCATCCAGGTCAGCACTCAACTCCGGCGCTAAAGACGCTAAAGGCAGTTTACTAAACCGCTGGAAAACCGACCCAGGCACAAGAGTCAGAACAGTGGCCACACGTAACGTTAGCGTCACCGGTGTttgttataatggaccaggatGCGTAATAGCAACAAACTGAGGAAATCGAGCACAAGAACTGTAAGCACCAGGCTTACAGATGTTAAGactcttttcattttaactttattaAGGTTACATTCATCCAGGAAGGTTTTTGGAGCATTCATGCAGCTACACACGTCAGCAACGGGAGCCAGAATACATTTTATAGTTTCAAAGCACAGAGCAGAGTGAGCATAGCATCTGATCCATCTTAACTCGATAGACATGATGGTAATGTAATCACAGCCTCTCTGGACAGCTTGCGGCTGGAGGGGAGCACGGCTGGGACTGACaatccacacatacacattctcaCTTAGGCCGCATTTTCACCTAGTATTAAAATCCCATCTGTGTGAtccgatcacaagtggacaggtTTAGGTACGGTGTTCCCACCTGACAGCACAATGTGTCTCCAAATGCATCTTGAGTGAGCACTTGTGATGGGATCTCACTTCCCTGCTctacatgcaaataaaaacgTACGCCGTTTCTGCTTACATAGGCTGgttgtgcgtgtgagtgtgtgtacaaatGTCAGTTGTTACTCTCACATGAATGAGGGTGTAGTAAGTGACCATCCTGGTGACCAACCATATTGTTAATCCTTCTTTTAACAATACAGACAAGGTTTTTTcttaattgtgttttgtgtgtaagaaaaaaaaaaattgtgtacCTGTATTAATGTCTCGGTTTATAATCTATATTTCTCAATaaaaagagctttaaaaaaaacatgaagattATGAAAATGTGCTGTTCACAGTCTGTCAGTCAGGGAAGAAAcagctttttaaattatttattttacatttaatgttcAATGAAATGCAAATACTACTATTTTttaacagcctaatattcctttttcttcactttctgtaaaggtagaacacaaaccTGATCCATTTGGTCAAGTTTTGacttggaattgaatgtgcagtcttcctaatgcattgatattattgACTTAAAAATtgttctaaggattttgagcttCATTCACTTTTCAAACACattgctattattctgaacactaCTGTATTTGTGAATTTGGGGACGTtttattcaacaacaaaaatgtac includes these proteins:
- the carhsp1 gene encoding calcium-regulated heat-stable protein 1 → MSSQTTPIQGSRPVTPPLISAGSPQSPVSPECLHPPACRHRDRSPSPMRSYLIPSPLPTRRNRTCSATARASEGPLFTGVCKCFSRSKGHGFITPSDGGNDIFVHISDIEGEYVPVEGDEMSYKICSIPPKHVKIQAVEVTITHLKPGTKHETWAGRVVNS